The Nitratidesulfovibrio sp. SRB-5 genome includes a window with the following:
- a CDS encoding DODA-type extradiol aromatic ring-opening family dioxygenase, which produces MARQPVFYIPHGGGPCFFMDWTPPDTWNPLAEWLRALPESLPEPPAALLVISAHWEERDFTLATTPDPGLLFDYYGFPPHTYELQWPAPPAPHLFPRVRELLAGAGIPLGEDPERDFDHGVFVPLLLPWPRAAIPTLQISMRHDLDPAAHIALGRALAPLRDQGVLLVGSGMSYHNMRAFRRADNQPLPDSDVFDAWLTATITDADPRRRDHALVRWQDAPAARDAHPREDHLLPLMVVAGAAGADAGERVFACRAMGATIAAHRFG; this is translated from the coding sequence ATGGCCAGACAGCCCGTTTTCTACATTCCGCACGGCGGCGGTCCCTGCTTCTTCATGGACTGGACCCCGCCCGACACCTGGAACCCGCTGGCCGAATGGCTGCGCGCGCTGCCAGAATCGCTGCCGGAGCCGCCCGCCGCCCTGCTGGTCATCTCGGCCCATTGGGAAGAGCGCGACTTCACCCTGGCCACCACGCCCGATCCGGGGCTGCTGTTCGACTATTACGGCTTTCCGCCGCACACCTACGAATTGCAATGGCCCGCGCCGCCCGCGCCGCATCTGTTCCCGCGCGTGCGTGAACTGCTGGCCGGGGCGGGCATTCCCCTGGGCGAAGATCCGGAACGCGACTTCGACCACGGGGTGTTCGTGCCGTTGCTGCTGCCGTGGCCGCGGGCCGCCATTCCCACGTTGCAGATATCCATGCGCCACGACCTGGACCCGGCGGCGCACATTGCGCTGGGCCGCGCCCTGGCCCCCCTGCGCGACCAGGGCGTGCTGCTGGTTGGCAGCGGCATGAGCTATCACAACATGCGGGCCTTCCGCCGGGCCGACAACCAGCCCCTGCCGGATTCCGACGTGTTCGACGCCTGGCTCACGGCCACGATCACGGATGCGGACCCGAGGCGGCGCGACCATGCCCTGGTCCGCTGGCAGGACGCACCGGCCGCGCGCGATGCGCATCCCCGCGAGGACCATCTGCTGCCGCTGATGGTGGTTGCCGGGGCCGCCGGTGCGGACGCGGGGGAACGGGTATTCGCCTGTAGGGCCATGGGCGCCACCATCGCCGCGCACCGTTTCGGCTGA
- a CDS encoding ABC transporter permease codes for MRETVPPFREPTLKGDYRRPDPDAHAGQHEPGLVCTPAASCVEPGPIDGMDDGMGGGARELVLTFSGVWDVASIGRMTARLLRRCAEVGNACSAQGDAPVVHLDLAEVTRLDTAGAQLLCRAAAGMATAGARVVWHVTDHGQSMLLDRVRAIDISAVPRARRISPVVGALNAIGGSIVEELEQARAIIGFLGMFLVSLAAAVARPWRLRWVSIVHHMEQTGIQAVPIVALLTFLIGLVTAYMGSEQFTRFGAQVFVVNLIEVSTLRELGVLLTALIVAGRSGSSFTAQIGAMVANEEVDAMRSMGLDPMEVLVIPRVVALVLMLPVLTFIADFMGVLGGGIASWLSLGISPGAFAVRFQEITRLANFVTGLVKAPFFALIIGIVGCFQGFRVTGSAESVGRLTTQAVVESIFLVIVANAGFAILFMSLGV; via the coding sequence ATGCGTGAAACCGTTCCCCCGTTCCGAGAACCCACCCTCAAGGGCGACTACCGGCGTCCCGACCCGGACGCCCACGCCGGGCAGCACGAGCCGGGACTGGTCTGCACGCCTGCCGCGTCGTGCGTGGAGCCCGGCCCCATCGACGGGATGGACGACGGGATGGGCGGGGGCGCGCGCGAACTGGTGCTCACCTTTTCCGGCGTGTGGGACGTGGCCTCCATCGGCCGCATGACCGCCCGGCTGCTGCGCCGCTGCGCCGAGGTGGGCAACGCCTGTTCGGCGCAGGGCGATGCCCCGGTGGTGCATCTGGACCTGGCCGAAGTGACCCGCCTGGATACCGCCGGTGCGCAACTGCTGTGCCGGGCCGCCGCCGGCATGGCGACGGCTGGGGCGCGCGTGGTGTGGCACGTGACCGACCATGGCCAGTCCATGCTGCTGGACCGGGTGCGGGCCATCGACATTTCCGCGGTGCCGCGCGCACGCCGCATATCTCCCGTGGTGGGCGCGCTGAACGCCATCGGCGGCTCCATCGTGGAGGAACTGGAACAGGCCCGCGCCATCATCGGCTTCCTGGGCATGTTCCTGGTTTCGCTGGCGGCGGCGGTGGCCCGGCCGTGGCGGCTGCGCTGGGTGTCCATCGTGCACCACATGGAACAGACCGGCATTCAGGCCGTGCCCATCGTGGCCCTGCTGACCTTCCTCATCGGGCTGGTCACCGCGTACATGGGGTCGGAGCAGTTCACCCGCTTCGGGGCGCAGGTGTTCGTGGTGAACCTGATAGAGGTTTCCACCCTGCGCGAACTGGGCGTGCTGCTGACGGCGCTCATCGTGGCGGGGCGCTCCGGCTCGTCGTTCACCGCCCAGATAGGGGCCATGGTGGCCAACGAAGAGGTGGACGCCATGCGCTCCATGGGGCTGGACCCCATGGAGGTGCTGGTGATTCCCCGCGTGGTGGCCCTGGTGCTGATGCTGCCGGTGCTCACCTTCATCGCCGACTTCATGGGCGTGCTGGGCGGGGGCATTGCCTCGTGGCTGTCGCTGGGCATATCGCCCGGCGCGTTCGCCGTGCGCTTCCAGGAGATCACCCGGCTGGCCAACTTCGTCACCGGGCTGGTCAAGGCGCCGTTCTTCGCGCTGATCATCGGCATCGTGGGGTGCTTCCAGGGCTTTCGGGTTACCGGCAGCGCGGAGTCGGTGGGGCGGCTGACCACCCAGGCGGTGGTGGAGTCGATCTTCCTGGTCATCGTGGCCAACGCGGGCTTCGCCATCCTGTTCATGTCGCTGGGGGTGTAG
- a CDS encoding ABC transporter ATP-binding protein — MTDAPIISLRGITNRFGTVTVHENLDLDVWPGEVLGLIGGSGSGKSVLLRTILGLRRPQAGDVRVLGVDITHSDEAARRAVRRQWGVLFQDGALFSSLPVIENIKVPLREFTNLPPETMDDVAALKLRMVGLAPEAALKYPSELSGGMRKRAGLARALVMDPAVVFLDEPTAGLDPIGAAAFDALIADLRDALGLTVVMITHDLDSLYAVCDRVAVLAEKRIYAVGTIQELLRVDHPWLREYFTGPRGRVAAGVSGATDRDAPGVPGDADRGAHAGQTPAQGR, encoded by the coding sequence GTGACGGACGCGCCCATCATCTCGCTGCGTGGCATCACCAACCGCTTCGGCACGGTGACGGTGCACGAGAACCTGGACCTGGACGTGTGGCCCGGCGAGGTGCTGGGGCTCATCGGGGGTTCCGGTTCCGGCAAGTCGGTGCTGCTGCGCACCATCCTTGGGCTGCGCCGCCCCCAGGCGGGCGACGTGCGCGTGCTGGGGGTGGACATCACCCATTCCGACGAGGCCGCGCGCCGCGCGGTGCGCCGCCAGTGGGGGGTGCTGTTCCAGGACGGGGCGCTGTTCTCGTCGCTGCCGGTCATCGAGAACATCAAGGTGCCCCTGCGCGAGTTCACCAACCTGCCGCCCGAAACCATGGATGACGTGGCCGCCCTGAAGCTGCGCATGGTGGGCCTGGCGCCGGAGGCGGCGCTGAAATACCCGTCCGAACTTTCCGGCGGCATGCGCAAGCGCGCGGGGCTTGCCCGCGCCCTGGTCATGGACCCGGCGGTGGTCTTTCTGGACGAACCCACGGCGGGGCTGGACCCCATCGGCGCGGCGGCCTTCGACGCGCTGATCGCCGACCTGCGCGACGCGCTTGGGCTGACCGTGGTCATGATTACCCACGATCTCGATTCACTGTACGCGGTATGCGACCGGGTGGCCGTGCTGGCGGAAAAACGCATCTACGCGGTGGGGACCATTCAGGAACTGCTGCGGGTGGACCACCCGTGGCTGCGCGAATATTTCACGGGGCCGCGCGGACGCGTGGCCGCCGGGGTGTCCGGAGCCACGGATCGGGACGCGCCTGGTGTGCCCGGGGACGCGGACCGGGGCGCACATGCCGGGCAGACCCCGGCCCAAGGGAGATGA
- a CDS encoding MlaD family protein, whose translation MEIRASYVLVGVFTLMAVVGALAFILWTAGRGSGVDLVQYDINFTGHVSGLSVANDVLFNGVKVGSVKAITISPTDPGRVKVRVEMAANTPVREDSMASLEARGITGVTVVQISGGTATSPLLKPHSGEEVAVIPAQLSRLEALFAGLPAVVSDSRDLIQRIAGMADDENRRALAQTLQSLDVLTARLAARADAMDRIIGNLDVTTRRLANASAGLEGATGDMRDYLRTDLRESTRAVGDMARRMDGMVARAEPGVAKFSGEGLEDMRRLLAEARQLVGTLDRLAHKVESDPRRFLFGNPVPEYDAR comes from the coding sequence ATGGAGATCAGGGCAAGCTACGTGCTGGTCGGGGTGTTCACGCTCATGGCCGTGGTGGGGGCGCTGGCCTTCATCCTGTGGACGGCGGGGCGCGGCAGCGGCGTGGACCTCGTGCAGTACGACATCAATTTCACGGGGCACGTTTCCGGCCTCAGCGTGGCCAACGACGTGCTGTTCAACGGGGTGAAGGTGGGGTCGGTGAAGGCCATCACCATCAGCCCCACCGACCCTGGCCGGGTCAAGGTGCGCGTCGAGATGGCGGCCAACACCCCCGTGCGCGAAGATTCCATGGCCTCGCTGGAGGCGCGCGGCATCACCGGCGTGACCGTGGTGCAGATTTCCGGCGGCACGGCCACCAGCCCGCTGCTCAAGCCGCACTCCGGTGAAGAGGTGGCGGTGATTCCCGCCCAGCTTTCGCGGCTGGAGGCCCTGTTTGCCGGGTTGCCCGCCGTGGTTTCCGACAGCCGCGACCTCATCCAGCGCATCGCGGGCATGGCCGACGACGAGAACCGCCGGGCGCTGGCGCAGACCCTGCAATCGCTGGACGTGCTTACCGCGCGGCTGGCCGCCCGGGCAGACGCCATGGACCGCATCATCGGGAACCTGGACGTGACCACCCGGCGCCTGGCCAACGCATCCGCCGGGCTGGAAGGCGCCACCGGCGACATGCGCGACTACCTGCGCACCGACCTGCGCGAATCCACCCGCGCCGTGGGCGACATGGCCCGGCGCATGGACGGCATGGTGGCCCGCGCCGAGCCGGGCGTGGCCAAGTTTTCGGGCGAGGGGCTGGAAGACATGCGCCGCCTGCTGGCCGAGGCGCGCCAGTTGGTGGGCACGCTGGACCGGCTGGCCCACAAGGTGGAAAGCGACCCCCGCCGTTTCCTGTTCGGCAACCCCGTACCGGAGTATGATGCCCGATGA
- a CDS encoding ABC-type transport auxiliary lipoprotein family protein: MLLALLLAVLPGCARVLDPGPAPTHLLLAPAMPGPDAGGAVHLQLAISLPETSRMLDTDRIVLVLGGENGREVRYYAGAKWTSPAPRLVQRLLVEAFERAGRLDGAAEESAGIYPDYRLMTDLRRFNTRMAEGAAPLVEVELALRLVDLKTGRIVAFTSIGRDCPAAGSALPQVAEAFETAMGDVLARATSWSLEAMATPRS, encoded by the coding sequence TTGCTGCTCGCCCTGCTGCTGGCCGTACTGCCCGGCTGTGCCCGCGTACTGGACCCAGGCCCCGCACCCACCCACCTGTTGCTGGCCCCGGCCATGCCCGGCCCCGACGCGGGCGGCGCGGTGCATCTGCAACTGGCCATCTCCCTGCCGGAAACCAGCCGCATGCTGGATACCGACCGCATCGTGCTGGTGCTGGGGGGAGAGAACGGGCGCGAGGTGCGTTACTATGCCGGGGCCAAGTGGACCAGCCCGGCTCCGCGCCTGGTGCAGCGGCTGCTGGTGGAAGCCTTCGAGCGGGCCGGGCGGCTGGACGGCGCGGCGGAGGAATCGGCGGGCATCTACCCCGACTACCGGCTGATGACCGACCTGCGCCGCTTCAATACCCGCATGGCTGAAGGTGCCGCGCCCCTGGTCGAGGTGGAGCTGGCCCTGCGCCTGGTGGACCTGAAGACCGGGCGCATCGTGGCCTTTACCTCCATCGGGCGCGATTGCCCCGCCGCCGGGTCCGCCCTGCCGCAAGTGGCCGAGGCCTTCGAGACGGCCATGGGTGACGTGCTGGCTCGGGCCACTTCGTGGAGCCTGGAGGCCATGGCCACCCCCCGTTCCTGA
- a CDS encoding methyl-accepting chemotaxis protein, with protein MGWNLRNRFLVPTLGLVLIGMVVSSWLSYSVSEDALHQAINAQSEMMVRAAAGELDRRVRDQREDMATQAMRNVLLDVLRVPPGGDRAAVVRRANDALRQVVASYDVYQVINVLGPDGIVVASNLDESVGKENRASREYFKRGMQGEATVSEPLMSMTTNTPVVVLAVPMKVDGKVAGVLYASVDLAKYAREFINPIKIGKTGYAFMVAGNGKVIAHPDASLILKTDISELDWGRKVLEQRTGSIVYPWQGITKYAYFVEEPSTKWILCITVDESDIRDPVAAIRNVSVAATTAILLLVGAVIFLIVRNIVNALGKGVEFASAVAEGDLSRQLDVARSDEIGTLANALRTMVDRLKDMIATSEQKTREAEEQGAQARQAMAEAEAARAEAERAKSEGMQQAAARLEVIVDRVGSASEELAAQIEQASRGADVQRERTGETATAMEEMNSTVMEVARNASSAADNAEKARRQAEDGEGIVRSVVEAIEDVNDKAALLRGSLHDLGDRAESIGHILNVISDIADQTNLLALNAAIEAARAGDAGRGFAVVADEVRKLAEKTMNATREVGDAVRAIQGASRENVRGMEEASMSVGRSTELATMAGDSLRVIVDVVQETADRVRAIATAAEEQSAASEEINRGTEEVNRIAAETAEVMEQSSQAVGELARMGQELRQLVEQLKRG; from the coding sequence ATGGGCTGGAATCTTCGCAACCGTTTCCTTGTGCCAACGCTGGGGCTGGTGCTCATCGGCATGGTGGTGTCCTCGTGGCTGTCGTATTCCGTGTCGGAAGACGCCCTGCACCAGGCCATCAATGCCCAGTCGGAAATGATGGTCCGCGCCGCCGCGGGCGAATTGGACAGGCGCGTCCGGGACCAGCGCGAGGATATGGCCACGCAGGCCATGCGCAACGTGCTGCTGGACGTGCTGCGGGTGCCGCCGGGCGGCGACAGGGCCGCCGTGGTGCGGCGCGCCAACGATGCCCTGCGCCAGGTGGTGGCCTCTTACGACGTGTATCAGGTGATCAACGTGCTGGGGCCGGACGGCATCGTGGTGGCCAGCAATCTGGACGAGTCCGTCGGCAAGGAAAACCGCGCCAGCCGTGAATATTTCAAGCGCGGCATGCAGGGCGAGGCCACCGTGTCCGAGCCGCTCATGAGCATGACCACCAACACGCCCGTGGTGGTGCTGGCAGTGCCCATGAAGGTGGACGGCAAGGTGGCGGGCGTGCTGTACGCTTCGGTGGACCTTGCCAAGTACGCAAGGGAATTCATCAATCCCATCAAGATCGGCAAGACAGGCTATGCCTTCATGGTGGCGGGCAACGGCAAGGTCATTGCCCACCCCGACGCCTCGCTGATCCTCAAGACCGACATCAGTGAGCTGGACTGGGGCAGGAAGGTGCTGGAGCAGCGCACGGGCAGCATTGTCTATCCGTGGCAAGGTATCACCAAGTATGCGTACTTCGTGGAGGAACCTTCCACCAAGTGGATCCTGTGCATCACCGTGGACGAAAGCGACATCAGAGACCCGGTGGCCGCCATCCGCAACGTGAGCGTGGCCGCCACCACGGCCATCCTGCTGCTGGTGGGGGCGGTGATCTTTCTTATCGTGCGCAACATCGTGAACGCGCTGGGCAAGGGCGTGGAATTCGCCAGCGCCGTGGCCGAGGGCGATCTTTCGCGGCAGTTGGACGTGGCCCGTTCGGACGAGATCGGCACGTTGGCCAACGCCTTGCGCACCATGGTGGATCGGTTGAAGGACATGATCGCCACCTCGGAACAGAAGACCCGCGAGGCAGAGGAGCAGGGGGCGCAGGCCCGGCAGGCCATGGCCGAGGCCGAGGCCGCCCGCGCCGAGGCCGAACGCGCCAAGAGCGAGGGCATGCAGCAGGCTGCGGCGCGGCTGGAGGTGATCGTGGACCGTGTGGGTTCCGCGTCCGAGGAACTGGCCGCCCAGATCGAGCAGGCCAGCCGGGGCGCCGACGTGCAGCGCGAGCGCACCGGAGAGACCGCCACGGCCATGGAAGAGATGAACTCCACGGTCATGGAGGTGGCCCGCAACGCCTCGTCCGCCGCGGACAATGCGGAAAAGGCCCGCCGCCAGGCGGAAGATGGCGAGGGCATCGTGCGTTCGGTGGTGGAAGCCATCGAGGACGTCAACGACAAGGCCGCCCTGCTGCGGGGCAGCCTGCATGATCTGGGCGACCGGGCCGAATCCATCGGGCATATCCTGAACGTGATCAGCGACATTGCCGACCAGACCAACCTGCTGGCGCTCAACGCCGCCATCGAGGCGGCGCGGGCGGGCGATGCCGGACGCGGCTTTGCCGTGGTGGCCGACGAGGTGCGCAAGCTGGCGGAAAAGACCATGAACGCCACGCGCGAGGTGGGCGACGCCGTACGGGCCATCCAGGGGGCGTCGCGCGAGAACGTGCGGGGCATGGAAGAGGCGTCCATGTCCGTGGGCCGCAGCACCGAACTGGCCACCATGGCCGGTGATTCGCTGCGGGTGATCGTGGACGTGGTGCAGGAAACCGCCGACCGGGTGCGTGCCATCGCCACGGCGGCGGAAGAGCAGTCCGCGGCCAGCGAGGAGATCAACCGGGGTACCGAAGAAGTGAACCGCATCGCGGCGGAGACGGCGGAAGTCATGGAGCAATCGTCCCAGGCCGTGGGCGAGCTGGCCCGCATGGGGCAGGAGTTGCGGCAGTTGGTGGAGCAGTTGAAGCGGGGATAG
- the cobI gene encoding precorrin-2 C(20)-methyltransferase translates to MPAFNDTPRPSCGTLFGIGVGPGEPDLLTLRAVNALSRVHVVFAASSTRNDYSVALDIARPHLPADVRIETLGFPMTRDKAALAAAWESNARAVADTLRKGRDAAFLTLGDPLIYSTFGYLLRTLRRVAPDLPDDAVQVVPGVTSYQAAAARTRTILCEADETLLLVPGVNGTDKLAADVAGADNAVILKAYRKFPEIRRVLAEQGAAEQAVFVSRLGLPGEIIAPTLADAPDAPHYLTLLLVPKARTGDDAGDDTGEA, encoded by the coding sequence ATGCCCGCCTTCAATGATACGCCCCGGCCCTCCTGCGGCACCCTGTTCGGCATCGGCGTCGGCCCCGGCGAGCCGGACCTGCTGACCCTGCGCGCCGTCAACGCCCTGTCGCGGGTGCACGTGGTGTTTGCCGCCTCGTCCACGCGCAACGACTATTCGGTGGCGCTGGACATAGCCCGGCCCCACCTGCCCGCCGACGTGCGCATCGAGACGCTGGGCTTTCCCATGACCCGCGACAAGGCCGCCCTGGCCGCCGCGTGGGAATCCAACGCCCGCGCCGTGGCCGACACCCTGCGCAAGGGCCGGGACGCCGCCTTCCTGACCCTGGGCGACCCGCTCATCTATTCCACCTTCGGCTACCTGCTGCGCACCCTGCGCCGGGTGGCCCCGGACCTGCCCGACGACGCGGTGCAGGTGGTGCCGGGCGTCACCTCGTACCAGGCGGCGGCCGCCCGCACCCGCACCATCCTGTGCGAGGCGGACGAAACCCTGCTGCTGGTGCCCGGCGTGAACGGCACGGACAAGCTGGCCGCCGACGTGGCGGGCGCGGACAATGCCGTGATCCTGAAGGCATACCGCAAGTTTCCGGAAATCCGCCGGGTGCTTGCCGAGCAGGGGGCGGCGGAACAGGCGGTGTTCGTCTCCCGCCTGGGGCTGCCGGGCGAGATCATCGCCCCCACCCTGGCCGATGCCCCGGATGCGCCGCACTACCTGACCCTGCTGCTGGTGCCCAAGGCCCGCACCGGCGACGATGCTGGCGACGATACCGGCGAGGCGTAG
- a CDS encoding ABC transporter substrate-binding protein — translation MRTFVRQAATTVATTPPHRPCRTLAVALLAALAIAFALPAAARAGQATGQSGVQQSQQPERRADGGATGRADGQPARQPDRQADGPVSITDDTGREVRLPHPARRIVALYGAFNELLAAMDMTDRVAARTAADEEPAAIRALPVIGTHMRPSPEMVAAVAPDLVLQMEGRREAGEAVEGLRALGIPVAVFRVGSFGELFGVLRRMGTLTGEPQRSAALEAALRARLDAVAARVAHRPRPAVFFEVRHTNLLAAGADSIVTDIIAHAGGRNCVTAEGRVARLSEEELLRLDPAVYLLQRGPMNPEPEPPATRPHYATLSAIRNGRVREVDEARYSRPGPRAVDAVEELARYLHPDVWGTTPVTPATDHKQAAP, via the coding sequence ATGCGCACCTTCGTCCGTCAGGCCGCCACCACCGTTGCGACAACTCCCCCCCATCGCCCGTGCCGGACGCTGGCCGTGGCCCTGCTGGCCGCGCTGGCCATTGCCTTCGCCTTGCCCGCCGCTGCCCGTGCCGGGCAGGCCACCGGACAATCCGGCGTACAACAAAGCCAACAGCCCGAAAGACGGGCGGACGGTGGTGCGACCGGGCGGGCGGACGGGCAACCGGCCAGACAACCGGACAGGCAGGCAGACGGACCGGTGTCCATCACCGACGACACGGGGCGTGAAGTGCGCCTGCCCCACCCCGCCCGGCGCATCGTGGCCCTGTACGGGGCGTTCAACGAACTGCTGGCGGCCATGGACATGACGGACCGCGTGGCGGCGCGCACCGCCGCAGACGAGGAACCCGCCGCCATTCGCGCCCTGCCGGTCATCGGCACGCACATGCGCCCCAGCCCGGAGATGGTGGCCGCCGTGGCCCCGGACCTGGTGTTGCAGATGGAGGGCCGTCGCGAAGCGGGCGAGGCCGTGGAAGGCCTGCGCGCGCTGGGCATTCCCGTGGCGGTGTTCCGGGTGGGCTCGTTCGGGGAATTGTTCGGCGTGCTGCGCCGCATGGGCACCCTGACCGGCGAGCCGCAACGCTCCGCCGCGCTGGAAGCGGCCCTGCGCGCCCGGCTGGACGCCGTGGCCGCGCGGGTGGCCCACCGCCCCCGGCCCGCCGTGTTCTTCGAAGTGCGCCACACAAACCTGCTGGCCGCCGGGGCCGATTCCATCGTCACCGACATCATCGCCCACGCGGGTGGCCGCAACTGCGTCACCGCCGAAGGGCGGGTGGCCCGCCTGAGCGAAGAGGAGTTGCTGCGGCTCGACCCCGCCGTCTACCTGCTGCAACGCGGCCCCATGAACCCGGAGCCGGAGCCGCCCGCCACGCGTCCCCATTACGCAACCCTGTCCGCCATACGGAACGGCCGCGTGCGTGAAGTGGACGAGGCGCGGTATTCCCGCCCCGGCCCCCGCGCCGTGGATGCCGTGGAGGAGCTTGCCCGCTACCTGCACCCCGATGTATGGGGCACCACTCCGGTCACACCCGCGACCGACCACAAGCAGGCTGCCCCCTGA
- a CDS encoding ABC transporter ATP-binding protein: MIEISRVHAGYGDTGDVLRDVSLSVPAGELVGLLGPNGSGKTTLLLVLSGVLAPRSGTVTLDGAPLHRLRPRERARRIAAVPQRPEHIPDQDALSLVLMGRYPHTTLLRGYGPDDHAAALAALRDTGCAHLAARGARTLSGGELQRVLLARALAQGADTLLLDEATAGLDVARALDILDLLHARHRAGARIVAAVHDLNLAALYCTRLIFLKHGRVVEDGPVERAFTAAVLSEVYETPVTVQPHPVTGTPQACYVPGAFRMDMRAGLPANPPEAALPDPTKSKRSPYCHAAPLPEPALPLSGFSGHAHPRPATPPARCGEPEISAQTTPLPTGTQDD; encoded by the coding sequence ATGATCGAAATTTCCCGCGTGCATGCCGGGTATGGCGATACGGGCGACGTGCTGCGCGACGTCTCACTGTCCGTGCCCGCCGGAGAACTGGTGGGCCTGCTGGGGCCCAACGGCAGCGGCAAGACCACCCTGCTGCTGGTGCTGTCTGGCGTACTGGCGCCGCGTTCCGGCACGGTGACCCTGGACGGCGCACCCCTGCACCGCCTGCGCCCGCGCGAGCGCGCCCGGCGCATCGCCGCCGTGCCGCAGCGCCCCGAACACATCCCCGACCAGGACGCCCTGTCGCTGGTGCTCATGGGCCGCTACCCGCACACCACCCTGCTGCGCGGCTACGGCCCGGACGACCACGCCGCCGCGCTGGCCGCCCTGCGCGACACCGGCTGCGCCCACCTTGCGGCGCGCGGGGCGCGCACCCTGTCAGGGGGCGAACTGCAACGGGTGCTGCTGGCCCGCGCGCTGGCCCAGGGTGCGGACACCCTGCTGCTGGACGAGGCCACCGCCGGACTGGACGTGGCCCGCGCCCTGGACATTCTGGACCTGCTGCACGCCCGCCACCGGGCCGGGGCGCGTATCGTGGCCGCCGTGCACGACCTGAACCTGGCCGCCCTGTACTGCACCCGCCTGATATTCCTGAAGCATGGCCGCGTGGTGGAAGATGGTCCGGTGGAACGCGCCTTTACCGCCGCCGTGCTGTCCGAGGTATACGAGACCCCCGTGACGGTGCAGCCCCACCCGGTCACCGGCACCCCGCAGGCCTGTTACGTGCCCGGGGCATTCCGGATGGACATGCGCGCGGGGCTGCCCGCGAACCCGCCGGAGGCTGCACTGCCAGACCCCACGAAAAGCAAGCGCTCACCATATTGTCACGCTGCGCCGCTTCCGGAACCTGCATTGCCACTGTCCGGCTTTTCCGGACACGCGCATCCCCGCCCCGCAACGCCGCCCGCGCGCTGCGGTGAACCCGAAATTTCCGCGCAGACCACGCCCCTTCCCACGGGGACACAGGATGACTGA
- a CDS encoding FecCD family ABC transporter permease, which translates to MHNATAPRSVPPQAWAGAARPRRALRIILLAALCWAATVVLACLFGPFHIAVGDVLRALAELALPGGLADGAGATPDATHMLVVTRIRLARVCLALLAGGGLGVAGTVFQGVLRNPLADPFTLGVSGGAAFGASLALTLGIGPLAAWLTVHLPAFAALSPQALLPLAALAGALASLGAVLLLGGAAGGGFRRETVVLAGVVVSTVLSALVSLVKALDEESVSSIVFWIMGSLQGRGWAHAAVLLPWLALGLLLVLPRFRELDILALGDVQARQLGMDTARVRLQLLVGASLITAGCVAVSGVIGFVGLVVPHLARMRLGAAHGPLLAAGWFGGGVLLAWADVLARTLLPGGAELPVGVVTALLGGPFFCLLLVRGGRGAAVRTGGTP; encoded by the coding sequence ATGCACAACGCCACCGCGCCCCGGTCAGTGCCGCCACAGGCATGGGCCGGGGCCGCGCGGCCCCGCCGCGCCCTTCGCATCATCCTGCTGGCCGCCCTGTGCTGGGCGGCCACGGTGGTGCTGGCCTGCCTGTTCGGGCCGTTCCACATCGCCGTGGGCGACGTGTTGCGCGCGCTGGCCGAACTGGCGCTGCCGGGCGGGCTTGCGGATGGGGCGGGCGCCACGCCCGACGCCACCCACATGCTGGTGGTCACCCGCATCCGCCTGGCCCGCGTCTGCCTGGCCCTGCTGGCGGGCGGCGGGCTGGGCGTGGCGGGCACGGTGTTTCAGGGGGTGCTGCGCAACCCGCTGGCCGACCCGTTCACCCTGGGCGTCTCCGGCGGTGCGGCCTTTGGCGCATCGCTGGCGCTGACCCTGGGCATCGGCCCGCTGGCCGCGTGGCTGACCGTGCATCTGCCAGCGTTCGCGGCGCTTTCGCCCCAGGCATTGCTGCCGCTGGCCGCGCTGGCCGGGGCGCTGGCCTCGCTGGGCGCGGTGTTGCTGCTGGGCGGGGCGGCGGGCGGCGGCTTTCGCCGCGAAACCGTGGTATTGGCCGGGGTGGTGGTATCCACGGTGCTTTCGGCGCTGGTTTCGCTGGTCAAGGCGCTGGACGAGGAATCCGTGTCCAGCATCGTTTTCTGGATCATGGGCAGCCTGCAAGGGCGCGGCTGGGCGCACGCGGCGGTGCTGCTGCCGTGGCTGGCGCTGGGGCTGCTGCTGGTGCTGCCGCGCTTTCGCGAACTGGACATCCTGGCCCTGGGAGACGTGCAGGCCCGGCAACTGGGCATGGATACGGCTCGCGTGCGCCTGCAACTGCTGGTGGGCGCCAGCCTGATCACGGCGGGCTGCGTGGCGGTGAGCGGGGTCATCGGCTTCGTGGGGCTGGTGGTGCCGCATCTGGCGCGTATGCGCCTGGGCGCGGCGCACGGGCCGCTGCTGGCGGCGGGATGGTTCGGGGGCGGTGTGCTGCTGGCCTGGGCCGACGTGCTGGCCCGCACCCTGCTGCCCGGCGGGGCGGAACTGCCGGTGGGCGTGGTCACGGCGCTGCTGGGCGGGCCGTTCTTCTGCCTGCTGCTGGTACGCGGGGGTCGCGGCGCGGCAGTGCGCACTGGGGGCACGCCATGA